In Coturnix japonica isolate 7356 chromosome 9, Coturnix japonica 2.1, whole genome shotgun sequence, a single window of DNA contains:
- the OTOL1 gene encoding otolin-1 produces MRDPTVAISASVLLLLLVAVQAAPKVTPVVMLTKPKPLQLPDTTAPSFTPSAMKSPVPAAPGRAQLPSSSPALQVATTLFPFENDTLDAADFFFNCCDCCPPAAAPRGLPGEPGPPGPKGEKGDVGLQGLPGAPGPQGPKGFKGERGGKGEQGERGASGSPGYPGKPGLQGEAGVKGNKGNYGFPGLKGQKGSKGDTCENGTKGDKGDRGDVGDPGVDGEQGDKGEKGDTGDKGYCGEPGGRGPKGERGEGGTKGEKGSKGEMGDEGIQGAEGKQGEKGEQGSKGDKGDLGPAGVTGPSGPKGVAGSKGGRGAPGRKGARGAKGARGDAAKLLRSAFSAGLSKPFPPPNVPIRFDKILYNDQDDYNPVTGKFNCSVPGAYVFAYHLTVRGRPARVSLVARSRKVAKVRETLYGQEIDQASFLTILKLSAGDQVWLEVAKDWNGVYVSSEDDSIFTGFLLYPDVFEVLL; encoded by the exons ATGCGGGACCCAACGGTGGCCATCTCAGCATCcgtgttgctgctgctgctggtggctgtgcagGCAGCCCCAAAGGTGACCCCGGTGGTGATGCTCACCAAGCCAAAGCCACTCCAGCTGCCAGATACCACCGCGCCCTCCTTCACCCCCAGTGCCATGAAAAGCCCcgtccctgcagccccaggcagagcccagctgccctcctccagccctgcattGCAAGTGGCCACCACACTCTTCCCATTCGAGAATGACACACTGGATGCTGCCGACTTCTTCTTCAACTGCTGTGACTGCTGTCCCCCAGCCGCTGCGCCCCGGGGGCTGCCAGGGGAGCCCGGCCCTCCAG GACCTAAGGGGGAGAAGGGAGATGTCGGTCTGCAAGGTCTTCCAGGAGCTCCGGGACCTCAGGGTCCAAAAGgttttaaaggagaaagag GAGGCAAAGGGGAGCAAGGTGAGCGAGGAGCAAGTGGGAGCCCTGGTTATCCAGGCAAGCCTGGGCTGCAAG GTGAAGCTGGAGTAAAAGGCAATAAGGGCAACTACGGCTTCCCTGGGCTGAAGGGACAAAAGGGATCCAAAGGGGACACCTGTGAGAATGGCACCAAAGGGGACAAGGGAGACAGAGGGGATGTTGGAGACCCAGGGGTGGATGGCGAACAGGGTgacaaaggggaaaagggggacACTGGGGACAAAGGGTATTGCGGGGAGCCGGGGGGGAGAGGTCCAaagggggaaagaggggaaggtgggacaaagggagaaaaaggcagcaaaggagAGATGGGGGATGAGGGCATTCAGGGGGCTGAGGGAAAGCAGGGGGAAAAGGGTGAGCAAGGAAGTAAGGGTGACAAAGGGGATCTGGGCCCAGCTGGTGTGACGGGACCGTCTGGGCCCAAGGGGGTGGCAGGCAGCAAGGGGGGGCGAGGGGCACCGGGGAGGAAAGGAGCCCGTGGGGCCAAGGGTGCCCGTGGGGATGCTGCCAAGCTCCTGAGATCGGCCTTCAGCGCGGGGCTGTCCAAGCCCTTCCCTCCACCCAACGTCCCCATTCGATTCGACAAGATTTTGTACAACGACCAGGACGACTACAACCCTGTCACTGGGAAATTCAACTGCAGCGTGCCCGGGGCCTACGTCTTTGCCTACCACCTGACGGTGAGAGGGCGACCGGCCCGTGTCAGCCTGGTGGCCCGCAGCAGGAAGGTGGCCAAGGTCCGTGAGACGCTTTATGGGCAGGAGATCGACCAGGCCTCCTTTCTGACCATTCTCAAGCTGAGTGCGGGTGACCAGGTGTGGCTGGAGGTAGCAAAGGACTGGAATGGGGTCTACGTCAGCTCTGAGGATGACAGCATCTTCACAGGGTTTCTTCTGTACCCAGATGTTTTTGAGGTCCTGCTATAG